DNA sequence from the Deltaproteobacteria bacterium genome:
GTTACGTGGAACCGTATCGAGAACCAACAGACGAAGACGTACAACCACACGGTCCTCACCATCGTGAGGGCAAGATGAACCGGCGGAATGCGGCATTTACCCTTGTGGAGCTGATGATCGCCATGGCGATCGTCATGCTGGTGCTCTACGCCGCGATCAACTTCTTCATCGTATCGGTCCGGCAGTACAAGGTGCAGACGAAAATCACCGAGACGAACGTGGAAGGGATCCTCGGTCTGGAGCTTTTCCGCCAGGACCTGGAGAGCCTCGGCTTCGGCCTACCGTGGAACAACCTGGGCAGCTACACCGAGACCGGTGTGGGTCTCAACGACGGGAATAACCTTGCCCCAAGGGCGGTCGTGAGCATCAAAGGCGGTGGGGGGTTTACCGTCAACAACTCCGACTACCTCGTCATCAAGTCGGCGCGCGTCGGGATGAGCTCCGCCGCGGGGAAATGGACGACGCTGACCCAGGCCAACGTGCAGAGGACATGGACCACCTCCGCCGGCGCCGGGGAGAACCTCGCAAACAGCGATTACGTCATCGTGCTGGCGCTTGGGAGCACGGATGCGAATCGCCGGTCACTTGTCAATCCGGGGGCCCCCTACACGCAGGATAACAACACGTCGGCGTTCGTCCCGTTGGAACCGTACTCGGCGAATATCGTCTACGGGATCGACAATGTGATCCCGGTTCGCCCTTTCAATCGCGCGAATTATTACATCGACAACACGGAGGTACCGCAGCGCTGTGCGCCGAACACCGGGGTCCTGGTGAAGGTCGTCCTTCCGCACGACGGAACGACACCGACGCCGCTTCCGTTGCTCGACTGCGTTGCAGACATGCGGGTGGTGTACGGCCTCGACAATAATGCGGACGGAATTGTGGATAGTTGGACATCCGACCTCGCGTTGCTATTCCCCGCGGGTCCGGCGGCGGCGGCGGATATCCGCGCGCAACTTGTGGAGATCCACGTTAACATTTTGGGGCAGGAAGGGCAGCGGGACGATTCCTACACGACGCCGTCGAACACGATCTTCGTAGGGTCGGAGGGGGTGGGAAGCAACTTCGACGTGAGCGGGTACAGGAACTACCGATGGAGGCAGTACTCCATCGTGGTCAAACCGAAGAATCTGGCGCAATGACATGAAATATCTTCGAAACGAAAAAGGATTCGCGATGGTCTTCGTCCTCATTCTCGCGGCGATCTCCCTCGCCATGACCCTCGCCATGCTCATGATGGTGAGCCGGGGATCGTTCCTCTCCGGACAGCAAAAGAGATATCGCACGGCGGTAGAGGCGAGCCGGG
Encoded proteins:
- a CDS encoding prepilin-type N-terminal cleavage/methylation domain-containing protein; this encodes MNRRNAAFTLVELMIAMAIVMLVLYAAINFFIVSVRQYKVQTKITETNVEGILGLELFRQDLESLGFGLPWNNLGSYTETGVGLNDGNNLAPRAVVSIKGGGGFTVNNSDYLVIKSARVGMSSAAGKWTTLTQANVQRTWTTSAGAGENLANSDYVIVLALGSTDANRRSLVNPGAPYTQDNNTSAFVPLEPYSANIVYGIDNVIPVRPFNRANYYIDNTEVPQRCAPNTGVLVKVVLPHDGTTPTPLPLLDCVADMRVVYGLDNNADGIVDSWTSDLALLFPAGPAAAADIRAQLVEIHVNILGQEGQRDDSYTTPSNTIFVGSEGVGSNFDVSGYRNYRWRQYSIVVKPKNLAQ